A stretch of Dermochelys coriacea isolate rDerCor1 chromosome 6, rDerCor1.pri.v4, whole genome shotgun sequence DNA encodes these proteins:
- the MAX gene encoding protein max isoform X1 has protein sequence MSDNDDIEVESDEEQPRFQSAADKRAHHNALERKRRDHIKDSFHSLRDSVPSLQGEKASRAQILDKATEYIQYMRRKNHTHQQDIDDLKRQNALLEQQVRALEKARSSAQLQANYSSSDSSLYTNPKGSAISAFDGGSDSSSESEPDEPQSRKKLRMEAS, from the exons ATGAGCGACAACGATGACATCGAGGTGGAGAGCGAC gaagagcagccgaGGTTTCAGTCTGCG GCTGACAAGAGGGCGCACCACAACGCGCTGGAGCGCAAGCGCAGGGACCACATCAAAGACAGCTTCCACAGTCTGCGGGACTCCGTCCCGTCCCTCCAGGGAGAGAAG GCATCCCGGGCCCAAATCCTCGACAAAGCCACCGAGTACATCCAGTACATGCGCCGGAAAAACCACACGCACCAGCAGGACATCGACGACCTCAAGCGCCAGAACGCGCTGCTGGAGCAGCAAG TCCGGGCGCTGGAGAAGGCGCGGTCGAGTGCCCAGCTGCAAGCCAACTACTCCTCGTCGGACAGCAGCCTCTACACAAACCCCAAGGGCAGCGCCATCTCCGCCTTCGACGGCGGCTCCGACTCCAGCTCTGAGTCGGAGCCGGACGAGCCTCAGAGCCGAAAGAAACTGCGCATGGAGGCCAGCTAG
- the MAX gene encoding protein max isoform X2, with protein sequence MSDNDDIEVESDADKRAHHNALERKRRDHIKDSFHSLRDSVPSLQGEKQQASRAQILDKATEYIQYMRRKNHTHQQDIDDLKRQNALLEQQVRALEKARSSAQLQANYSSSDSSLYTNPKGSAISAFDGGSDSSSESEPDEPQSRKKLRMEAS encoded by the exons ATGAGCGACAACGATGACATCGAGGTGGAGAGCGAC GCTGACAAGAGGGCGCACCACAACGCGCTGGAGCGCAAGCGCAGGGACCACATCAAAGACAGCTTCCACAGTCTGCGGGACTCCGTCCCGTCCCTCCAGGGAGAGAAG CAACAGGCATCCCGGGCCCAAATCCTCGACAAAGCCACCGAGTACATCCAGTACATGCGCCGGAAAAACCACACGCACCAGCAGGACATCGACGACCTCAAGCGCCAGAACGCGCTGCTGGAGCAGCAAG TCCGGGCGCTGGAGAAGGCGCGGTCGAGTGCCCAGCTGCAAGCCAACTACTCCTCGTCGGACAGCAGCCTCTACACAAACCCCAAGGGCAGCGCCATCTCCGCCTTCGACGGCGGCTCCGACTCCAGCTCTGAGTCGGAGCCGGACGAGCCTCAGAGCCGAAAGAAACTGCGCATGGAGGCCAGCTAG
- the MAX gene encoding protein max isoform X4: MSDNDDIEVESDEEQPRFQSAADKRAHHNALERKRRDHIKDSFHSLRDSVPSLQGEKQQASRAQILDKATEYIQYMRRKNHTHQQDIDDLKRQNALLEQQVRALEKARSSAQLQANYSSSDSSLYTNPKGSAISAFDGGSDSSSESEPDEPQSRKKLRMEAS, translated from the exons ATGAGCGACAACGATGACATCGAGGTGGAGAGCGAC gaagagcagccgaGGTTTCAGTCTGCG GCTGACAAGAGGGCGCACCACAACGCGCTGGAGCGCAAGCGCAGGGACCACATCAAAGACAGCTTCCACAGTCTGCGGGACTCCGTCCCGTCCCTCCAGGGAGAGAAG CAACAGGCATCCCGGGCCCAAATCCTCGACAAAGCCACCGAGTACATCCAGTACATGCGCCGGAAAAACCACACGCACCAGCAGGACATCGACGACCTCAAGCGCCAGAACGCGCTGCTGGAGCAGCAAG TCCGGGCGCTGGAGAAGGCGCGGTCGAGTGCCCAGCTGCAAGCCAACTACTCCTCGTCGGACAGCAGCCTCTACACAAACCCCAAGGGCAGCGCCATCTCCGCCTTCGACGGCGGCTCCGACTCCAGCTCTGAGTCGGAGCCGGACGAGCCTCAGAGCCGAAAGAAACTGCGCATGGAGGCCAGCTAG
- the MAX gene encoding protein max isoform X3, which yields MSDNDDIEVESDADKRAHHNALERKRRDHIKDSFHSLRDSVPSLQGEKASRAQILDKATEYIQYMRRKNHTHQQDIDDLKRQNALLEQQVRALEKARSSAQLQANYSSSDSSLYTNPKGSAISAFDGGSDSSSESEPDEPQSRKKLRMEAS from the exons ATGAGCGACAACGATGACATCGAGGTGGAGAGCGAC GCTGACAAGAGGGCGCACCACAACGCGCTGGAGCGCAAGCGCAGGGACCACATCAAAGACAGCTTCCACAGTCTGCGGGACTCCGTCCCGTCCCTCCAGGGAGAGAAG GCATCCCGGGCCCAAATCCTCGACAAAGCCACCGAGTACATCCAGTACATGCGCCGGAAAAACCACACGCACCAGCAGGACATCGACGACCTCAAGCGCCAGAACGCGCTGCTGGAGCAGCAAG TCCGGGCGCTGGAGAAGGCGCGGTCGAGTGCCCAGCTGCAAGCCAACTACTCCTCGTCGGACAGCAGCCTCTACACAAACCCCAAGGGCAGCGCCATCTCCGCCTTCGACGGCGGCTCCGACTCCAGCTCTGAGTCGGAGCCGGACGAGCCTCAGAGCCGAAAGAAACTGCGCATGGAGGCCAGCTAG